GGTTTCTGATGCAAACACTAGGTCTTAGAAAGTATAAGCTCTCCTGACAGGGGTAATGACCATGGCAACCCAAAGACTTCTGGATCTTTTTAAACTTGTCTatgttcatttgttattttttttcttgactggACCACCCTTGGCTCCTTCTAAGaaataacataatataaaatggttTGGGGCGTCTagtaacaaagaaggaaaacagaaatagagatgcaTTTTGCTTATTCTGAACTTCATCCAGAGtagtattaaaaattactttaaagcaTGCTGATAAAGGTACAAGACCAGAAAACTACTGTAGGTGTAATCAACtaatgaacaacaaaaaatgtttgaTTCTCCTTGTTTTAGAACCAGCTCTAAAACTTTACACTTTAGTTTGGATAATAAAAGTGTTATTCATTTAAATCAGGACTAAAAGACCAAAAATGCAGTTAAATTCCTGAGAGttgaaaatttgatttttttagggAAATTATTTAACCCATGAAAGCCTCCATTTCTACATGAATATAAACAGAGTAATAACTACATCACAGAATGGCTATGAAGATTAACAATACTGTGTATAAAGCTTACAACAGGCAAATagtatgcactcaataaatggtacctATCATCATAGTTAATCACTAAAGATTATTAAATCCTGGTATTCCTAACCTGGAGTCTGCAGATCCTTGGTCCATGGCTAAaactgtgggggtgggggattcCTAAAATTGGATGGGAAAAAAGACTCCACCTACATTTTCACTAACCTCTAACCCAAATTTAGCCTTTTCTTCATTATGAATGCTGGCAACATCCCAGTAGTACCTGAAGGATCTGTAACTTTGCACCAATAGAagtcacagatattttcatagtACACTTCTGATGCTACAGACATCTCCAAATATCTTTTGTTTATCACCTTTTTGAAATTCCAGCCTTTGTGAGACCTGCTGCTAGATCTTGTTAATTAATGCACTAGTAAAGAAGCAATACTATGTTATCAATGTACTGGTTTTAATTTCAGTATAATAggtttcctttgtaatcctaCATGTTTTATTTCATGCACTTAAAGCATTATTCTGAAAAGGGGTCCATAGGCTTCACAAGACTGCCATGGTACAAAACAAGGTTAAGAATCCCGAACTTTTAGTCTATCTCTTTGCTTCCAGAAAGCGAACCAAGTTTGACAATTGAGCACCTGCCTGGGTGAGCCCATTCCCATAGTCTCAGGTTTGTTCTCCTGTATTTAGCTTGATAGGAAGATATTACTGTTCTGGTATCAATCAACCTTCTGTCAATTAACCTTCCTGTTCAAGGTTCTGTATTTAAGTTGATGGGCTGATTTTCTGGTGTGTTCGGTCGACCTGGGGGACATACATGGCCCCACTGGATGCCAGGCCCCTGCTGAAGGTGGGCATTGGTTCTGAATTGTGGTCCCACACCAGTAGCATCAGCATCTCCTGGCTGCTTGTTGGATTTGCAGATTCTCGGGTCACACCCCAGACGTCCTGAAACAGAAGCTCTGGGATCTATCAGTCTGTATTTTATTAAGCCCTAAGGGAGATGCACGttagagtttgagaaccaccgcGCTAGGGAATCGGAGGGCAGCCCAATCCTGGGCAGGAGGCTCCCACCTCGACCCTTGGTAGGGACGAACAGGGCTCCTGCAACCGGACAAggcgggaggggaggaggggaggtgctGAGGGGCAGCCATCAAGTCGAAAGCCGGGACTAGGGACCTTGTTCTGCTCCTGTACCCCGATTTCACTTACATTACCCAAGGCCTCGAGCGAGGGTGACTCATGGAGATAATCCCCCCCAGCAGCGAACACTCGTTGCTGCCACTGTACCGCGAGAGAAGGCGAGTCAAGGGAGAGCCTGCGAGAGCGCGGGGAGGACAGCTCTAGACCTACGAGCTCTAGGCAGGTATCTCTGCAGCCCTCTGGACCCTTCCCGGCCCCGCCGCCCGCCGCTGGGGGGCGCACTCCCTGCTGGGAATTGAGGTCCCGGAAGCCCGCTCGCTCCAGGCTTTCCGGGCTCTCTTGCCTCGTGAAAACTACAAGTCCCAGGGCGCCAAGCGCGGGAGGGTCACGTGGGAGGGGCGGCGGGCGCGGCTAAATAGTCTCCGTCGGCCATTTTGTCGGAGAAGCCGCAGCGCCGCCTCTTCTCTCGCGTCCTCGCATCCGTCGCTGCCGCCtcttcctccgcctcctccttcgCCTCTTCCTGCCTCCTCCCGGCTTCCGCCGCCGATCCAGCCGCTTCCCAACCCCGGGGCGAAGcgtctccttatttatttccgTTTTCTCGCCACTACCGCCTCCTGACACGGTGATCCGGGCGGGCCCCGCAGGAATTTTATCCCTTCACCGGCCTCACACTAGTATCGCATGTCCACTATCCAGAACCTCCAATCTTTCGGTAAGAGCGGGTCGCCCCACCGCCCCTCCCGTGACCCCACGTCCCCTGCGCGCCTCTCGGCCGGTAGGACGCCGCTGCCCGCCCTCGCTGGGGCCGCTTGCCGGACCCCCGCCCCAAAAGGCCCCCGGCCGCCCTCCCCGCACCCCGAGTGGGGCTTTGTCTCGGTGCCCGGAAGATGGCGACCGGGCCCCTGGCGACCACCTCTCCGAGGACGGCCCCCGGAGCCCCGGCCGCGGGCCTTGTGCCGCCCCCTGCCCGCTCCTGGACCCTCCTGCTGCTCGCTTCTGCTCCCTGCCACCTCTGCGACCCTGTTTCGCCCCCAGACTTGCCCTGCTGATCGCCAGGGGGACGCCGGCTCGGGCTGGGGCATCGGCGTCCATTAGCGGTCGGGGCTGTTCGTGGCTGCTCTCGGGCGCATTTAGTAAAAGATGCTGCGGATCAGGCCTCTGATCTGTTACAGGGCAGTGGGCCAGTCTTCTCTACTTGCGTAGTAATACGTAAAATTActcttgatatacatatatagatcTTTTTTCGAGACAGAGTTAGGGTTAAATGATTGGGGTGGCATTTGTGAATGTTTCTGTTGTCATCAGAATGTAATCGAGATGACGCACATTTTTATAGTGGCTCTAAAATTAAGGTCTTaaaatctcttttctctcattAGAGGATTATGTTCAACGATAACATCTATAACAACGTTTTTCTGTTCCGGTATCAGTGGACATACCTGTTTAAAATCTCTTTGTGAAAGTACCTTGTAGGTTTTATTAATACTCTACCCTTATCACTCCCCCACATCCGCACCtgcagaaagaaagcagaagcacTAGAACCTTCTTTGCTGAGTTTCTAGATTGTAGCGTAGCTGTATCTGGAAATTACTGACTAAAAGATATTTTCCTGCTTTGGATTTTTTTGTATCCCTCTGTAGACCCCTTTGCTGATGCAACTAAGGGTGACGACTTACTCCCGGCAGGGACTGAGGATTACATTCATATAAGAATCCAGCAACGGAACGGCAGAAAGACACTGACTACTGTTCAGGGCATTGCAGATGATTATGACAAGAAGAAACTTGTGAAAGCTTTCAAAAAGGTAAAGGTGTTAGGGAGAAGAGattaaaatatagttattgaCACACATCTAAATAGGATTACAGTTCACACCTTTCACTTCACGTTAGCGTGGGTTAAAATGATTGGACCCAAGGAAACTGTGTTCATACTCTTAATTAACATCCAGATAATCTTAGGGTGAAAGTAAAATATCATTGTATTTGACTCAGTTATGCTGAATCTACTTCTTCAGAAATTTGCCTGTAATGGTACTGTGATTGAACATCCTGAATACGGAGAGGTTATTCAGCTTCAAGGTgaccaaagaaaaaacatttgccAGTTTCTCTTGGAGGTGAGTGATTGGGTGCTTTATGTACAACCTTGAGATTGCTTCTAAAATTGTATTTAAGGGCAATGTGAATTATTACCTACTtagtaaaaaaaatcatgtgaatgAAGCACATTAGTTGTACTTATTTGGGCAGGAGTACCAGTTTATTTTGTCATTAGAATGACCTGATCATTCCTGTGTCCATTTAGGATGTTTTGTGGAATGTCAAGATATTCAAATATGTGTTGAGTTTTTGTTATTAACAGTTTATGCCACAAATACAGTGTTGCAGTAACCTATTAACAatgattctttttaatgactgctcTGTCTTCTTAGGAATGAATTTATGTGTTACCCAGAGTGATTCtgctaaattaaattttattttgcaggTTGGCATTGTCAAGGAGGAACAGCTTAAGGTTCATGGATTCTAAAATGAACCTAAATACGTGGAGAATTTCTTGAATAATTTTGTTCTCTAAACCAAGTTTGGCTGCCTTGTGAAATGATTCTCTGCAGTAAAcggacttttcatttatttaatcattcaaaCTTTCATTCACATCTGCATGATTACAGAAAACACGGGGTATGTAGGCTAGTAACACATAAGAAAATTGCAGTAAGATGGTAATGAAACCCCGTATTCATCTTAACATGTTTccaatggaaaatattttgttttgagtgtttatttgtttattgttcagtttattaattttcatttgattaaatttttttgttggtATTAAACCATGTATGTTGCagcttaacaataaaaaaaaaatatgaatccTTTTGTGAGCAGTTAGGCTCCCAAATCTAAGCAagtaatatacacatatagtTTGTCTTTCATAATTGTCTCATTCTGTGTATTCTTTCCAGTTGATTTCAGATGCTGTGAAGAGCTAGAGGAGAACCTTTGTTATATATGTAATTTGTTCTTTACTTACTTAAAAATGAGTAGAAACAGTATAAACTCAGAGCCAAGAATTTGCCAGAATGTACtgttaaatttttgaaaagaaaatgaagcataGTTTAAACTTACGTATTGGCacagagaattattttatttatttttattggttatGTTAGTAGGGTGCCAACACAAGTCTATCCCTAAGTGACAGTAAAGTAGGTTCctgacataaaataaatttagtcaCAGGCAGTGCCCTGCAAGTGTGGGTGGAAGGcattggggttagggttagggttaacttCCTAGAGTGCTAGAAAGTGACAGAGTCGGGGTGCCAGCCAAGGGCTTCCAGCCAGAAAAGCCATGTTCTTTCACTAAGTCACGGTTTGGTATTCACCAGAGGAAGTAAGAGCCAAGGGCAGTGGTGCATGGGTGTTGGGGGTAGGGTGAGAAATAAGAGAATTCACAGTTCTTAATTACGAGGTTTCTGCAGCTCATCCTCTTCAGTTCCAGACTTCTGCTTTTTACTGAGCTGTGATTATTTGCTCAGTTACACAAGCTGTATCATTAAAACCATTTAGCCAAGGCAGAGAAATACATCTAGAGTAGTCACCTCTTTATCCAAaggggatacattccaagacccccaaTGGATGTCTGAAACTGCAGATAGTATCAAACCctatatatattatgttttttcctatactaaATGGCAGATAGCATATACAGTGTGGATACGCCGGAGAAAGGGATGAATCATGTCTCACCCAGATGGAGCAGAATGGTGCAAGATTCCATCTCCTCACGCTACCCAGAATAGTGCCCAATATAAAACCTATGAATTATCCCTAGAATTTTCCatctaatatttttgttttggaccatgggtaactgaaactgcagaaagtgAACTCTTGGATAAGAAGGGAACTACTGTGTAGATGTGTGCTTTTTAGCTTAATGCAGTGGGATAATggtgtgaaaaatgtcactgcaTTCTGTACCAGCTTAACCTTTCCTCCTGCTTTGATGGTGCtgcttttggaaaaacaaaattagcCCCCACAGAGTTTACCTCTGAAGGATACTTAAGTAATAGGTTTTGTTACATTCTCACCCCATCATACCTCTAATCAAGAAAGACTGGGAATATTGAGAAGTGAGTACACCAGAATATAGTGCCAAATTTGGTAAGCTGGTTTCTGGAAAACAGCAGTATAATATGACCAAGAAGATCAAGTGGCATGGGAGAATTTTCCAACTTAATTGAGAAATCCTCACTTTTCTACCTGTAACATTTTGTAATGATTCCGCCTCACATTGAGAGGTGCTGTGGAAATCGTTATGAAAATGATAAAGCAGAAATTTACATTAACACGCACATTCAAGTGTTCATCTATGGAGATCTGAGGTAATGCCCAGAAAAGAATTGACTGTTGAGATTGATTGAACAAGAGGTGGACAGGACAAGGGAAACCTCgttagatggaaagaaaaaggCCCCTCCTCTTGGCCCCCACAGATAAGCTCTTGGCCATCACTTCATGTGTCAGGCCACTCCCACTAGATAGGATCAAAAGCCTTGAGTAATACTTCACTCTGGATTTTGTGAGGAGCACCTCTTTCTGATCCCTCAATCTGTGAGCCCCAGATACCTGATTGATTGGACTTGTCACCTGTAGGGCAGTCCCCATCCTTGGAGCGAGAACAGTATCATGCACCCTTGTCTTTGAGCAGTGCAATGGAAATAGCTACAGATTGCAATTTTACTGAAACCAGTCAAAGTCAAATCCCCTCATGTGGGAAAGCTGTCTGGGAGCCTCAGAGATACCTAAGAACATAGCTCAAAGTTCTTGTCCACTTCAGGGACTGCAACACTCTTGTCTGCAAAAAGGACTAGATGGCATTGTGTTAACAGGAGGGAGAATATGCCCTACAAATGCAGTTAAAATAACCAGCCAAACGGTATCTCCTTGTGTCTCCTGTGTGGAGAGACTGATCTGCAGTTTTTTTAGTGGTCTGTACTTTGACGGTGCGAAACAAAAACTACCAAGTAGAGGACTAGTAGATTGTCCCTAGACCTCTAGGTTCAGCTGAGGCCTTGGTGAAGCCAGTAGGAAACTAACCTTTGGTTGACTGAGGCACAGCCGAGTAAACTGCTGCTATAGCAACGATGTCCTCTGCCCTCAATCTTGTCCCCACAAGATCTGGGCCCCACACAAGGCAGAGGAAAGCCTGGGGGTGCAGCCTGCTCTTCCTGTTCAGGAGCTCAAGTAAGAGCTGTTCTCTGAACCACCCTAGAAAGGGGGCAGCTCTGATCTTATGGAAGGAATAGTTCTAGTTCCAATCAGGATGCAGTTAACCAAAATAACTTGAGACAAACAGAATGGTAACAGACTTCTGTGTGCCTCCTGTCACCAGCTGGGCTGCAGCTAAAGGAATGGGCAGTTAGAACTCAGGAAAAATCAAGCTCATTAGATTGCCCACACAAACTTGTTCCACTGGGCCTGTGAGGTTTCCCCACACCAAGCCAGAATTCCATGTGGGAAGGAAATGAGGCAGGCGTGGCCCTGCCGTAtctaaaaacaaagaattctCACTTGCGGTGGACAGCAACCAGCTGGCCTCGCTTGTCAGGCGATAGCCAGGCAACGCTGTGCTGGGATCAAGGGGCCAAGTGCATCAGCAAGAATTAAGCAGGAACAAAACCATGTAAGGCGCCTTCAGCATTGACAGCTCCTTTCACAAGGTTATGCGGGCCTTTAACTCCCTTTTCATCTGGATAGTGGAagcttggaaaaagaaaagtcataaaCCAGAGGAATGGCTATTTCTTCACTCCTGGAAAACCATTCAGGGTGGAACTACTGCCAGTAGAGGAGGGAATACCAAGCTGTCCTTGGATGTTCCTAATCCAGCCATTGTTGTGTCAGATGACATGCGGCCTGTGGGGATTCTCTGGCCTATATGGGGAACTTAAAGGGCAATTTAAACTCAGCATTGGCAGTGAGGATGCCAGTGTGAGGGGGATGGCTCACCCATTAGCTCATAAGTCTTATTTTGAACCTAGCAGGAGAAACAATAGATCTGCCCATGAACTGAGGGCATGATCTGAATCGTGGTGCCTTCATCTCAAACCAGTGAACAAACTACTTTTCATGCAGAAAGCAATTACATAGAGATAAGCACCATTCATTCAATGCACAAAGGGGACTAAAGTTCAAATCCCCTGATGGGAATTTAAGTGATCTTGACCCCCAAGCTGAGCTACTGCTGCAGCCCTCTGCTCTATCCTGAAGGGTCTCTGAGCCTATAGAATGGTCCAGAAGGAAACTAGCTGTAACCCCCAGGTTTGTCTCCATGTGTCTTTCATCCATTATCAGGACCCCAGGCCCACCTCCTCAGTCACTGGGCAAGGAACAACATAAAGGAGAGTGGAGATAAAATCAGAAAGTACTTTAATCCATGTCGATCATGACAAATTCCATGGGGAAAACATCACCAAGGATTTAGAGAGCAGTATACTTCCTTGAAGTAGGAAAAAGGCCCATCTACTCCCTGGTCACAAACATCCACACTGAGTGCCTAACTGCCATTAACTTGCTAAAAACTCAGGAAACATTAGCCTGATATTCAGATTAAACTATGAGAATCAGTAGCAACCTGCTCGATAAACTaagattgttgaaatgaaacAACATAGGGTATATAGGGAGGGGATGATTCTTCAAGTAAGGACTAGAaagggtgggaagagggaggggatgattAGAGCAAGTATGTAGTCCTTTAACACCCCCTTGTGgccattttaaaaacttgattgcTCTTGGCAGTTCTCAGTAAATTACAGGAGGTTTAGGTTGTTGCAGGCATCATTAAAGCACCAGCTGACAGGTTTAATTTTGTCAGCCCTCAAATGTTATGCATAAATTGATCTAGCCAATGCCTTATTACTGCAATCCATAGAAATCTATTGCAGTTTGCTTCTAcctgggagagagaagaaaatgctttCATGGTCTTGCCCTGTGGATGTATAAAGCCATCTCACCTACTATCTAGCACAGTGTTATTAGAAGGAATTTAATTCAAGTGTAAATAGAGACATCTGTTTATGGCCTCCAGAGAATGGATGATTAAGTTAGAAAACAATCAGGGCTCCTTCTAAATTGTCACCTGTTGAGGAACACAATCTggagttttacacacacacacacacacacacacacacacacacacaccgtaaATGCATAGCGCTCTCAATTTAAACCTCTGTCTGTCTTAGACCAATACACAGGTAAGTGTGCCTTTTTGGCTACTGGAGTCACACCCACTTAGAGGATCACTTGAACATTAGCAACTTTTGCCTGGGAAAAGCAGTGACTGGACTCCCTTAAAGACctaacgtccacaatgatgccaCTGCGTTAGGCCTAAACAACCCAGAACAGGACTCACTTGGCAGATTAATCATTAGTAATATACTCACTTGGAGAGCCTCTGGCAGATCTCACCTTCACAAGTGAGGGAAGCCTAATGGAAGCTCAGTGGCAACCTGGGAATTGTACTTTAGGGATTTGATTCTACATGAATCAAGGACAGCATCACAAGATGGGCATCTGACCAGGGAATCCCCCCAGGGAGATATTAGGAGGTATTACATCAGAAAATGTATTATGTCTAACAATAAATCCTTTGACCCTTCCACATTTTTACCAAGCATTGTCCCTCATTTTCTCACTTCCCttgcaataaaagtaaaaatggctAACCTCTTTTTAACATTTGTAACACAGAGTTCTGAATAACTTACCTATATCGGCTCATGCAGTTCTCAAAGACTTCATGACCCAGCACAGCTCCCTTGGCTTACCACCATAATTACCTCCTTGCAAATACCCTCATCTCCTTTGATCTTGCCTCCTTCCTTTATACTCGTTTGTCAAAACCGCAACCCTTGTTAAACTCAACCACTGGCTCAATACCTGCACAGGACAGCTGATGGCTGCTGAAGGAAAACAATtgtctttttccctctcccttcaccCCCATCCTCCATCTTACACAGCTGAAGGCTTTGCCTCATCCATCGTTGACATATCATTTTTCCATCTCTAAATCCTCTCATCTAGGGCAACTGTGTATACTGTCTTCTTTCCTGCTTATAATGGATGAAGGGTACTTGCTCCCATTAAAACCAACCCCTCAATTTGTATCCTGAGCATGGTCCCCTCTTCTCCATGAATTATCACTGTAATTACCCTCCTTTTTCTGAATCatcaatttttttcctccctactGAATCCTTTTCATCACATAGAAATATCCCCTAATATTTCCCATCTTtcaaatacaggcatacctcggagacATTGTGGCTCTTTCCAGCCCactacaataaagtgaatattgtaaTAAAGAGAGTACCAccatgcagccactatgaaaaacaatatggaggttcctgaaagaactaaaaatagagttgacatatgacccagcaatcccactcctgggctatATCCAGAcgaaactaattcaaaaagatgcatgcaccctaatgttcatagcagcactatttacaatagccaagacatggaaacaacctaaatgtccatcggcaagttaatagataaagaagatgtggtatatatatacaatggaatattactcagccataaaaaagaatgaaataatgccatctgcagcaatgtggatggacctagagattatcataccaagtgaagtcagaaagagaaagacaaacaccatatgatatcacttatatgtggaatctaaaatatgacacaaaatatGACAGAGATATGTTATGAACATAtctctgaaacagaaacagactcacagacatagagaacagacttgtggttgccaagagggaggggaggtggaggaggaatggagtgggagtttgggattagcagatgtaaactattatatacaggatggataaacaaggtcctactgtaaagcacagggaactatattcaatatcctgtgataaaccataatggaaaagaatataaagaagaatatatatgtataactgaatcactttgctgtatagtagtaattaacacaacattgtaaatcaactgtacttcaataaagttaaaaaaaacactagaatcttaacaaatatttaaaaaaagagagtacCATGaactttttggttttccagtaTGTAGAAAAGTTATAcctacactatactgtagtctattaagagTGCAATAGTATTATGCCTAAAAAACTATGTatataccttattttaaaatactttattgctaaaaagtgtTAACCATCAACTGAgctttcagtgagtcataatctttttccAATAGTAACAtcaatcactgatcacagatcacaataacatatataataatattgaaaaagtttgaaatattgtgagaactaCCAAACagtgacacagaaacacaaagtgagcaaatgctgttggaaaaatggctccAATAGACTCTCACCAAAGTGAGTACGGAGAGAACACACCTCAACACAACAAAGGTCGTTCATggcaaatccacagctaacatcatactcaacagtgaaaagctgaaatcttttcctttagaattagtaacaagacaaggatgcccactcttaccacttctgttcaacacagtattagaagtcctagccacagcaatcagacaagagaaaaataaataaaaggcatccaaattggagaggaagaagtaaaactgctactgtttgcagatgacatgatactatatatagaaaacattaaagatgccaccaaaaaactattagaactaataagtgaattcagtaatgtcatagaatacaaaattaatatatggaaatctgttacatttctatatacCAATAACATACTatcagaaagtgaaatcaagaaaacaatcctatttacaatcatgtcaaaaagaataaaatacctgaaaataaataaccaaggaggtgaaagacctatgctctgaaaactgtaagacactgatgaaagaaattgaagatgacacaataaatggaaaggtatactgtgctcatggagcagaagaattaatattgttaaaatgtccatactacccaaagcaatctacagattcagtgcaatccctatcagaatacccatggcatttttcaggAACTCAACTAAATTATCCTATAATttatatagaaccacaaaagacactgattagccaaagcaatcctgagaaagaagaacaaaaatggaGGCATCAtaatccctgatttcaaactatactacaaagctatactaATCAAAGCAGTAAGATACAGACACATCgatcaagggaacagaatagagagcccagaaataaacccccacaCATATAGTCAGTcaacaacaaaggaggcaagaatatacaatgggggaaagacagtctcttcaataagtggtgttgggaaaactggacagctacaagtaaaagaatgaaactagatttttttaaattaatttatttatttctaatttttttttttttttttttttttttttggctgtgttgtgtctttgttgctgtgcacgggctttctctagttgcgtcgagcaggggctactcttcgttgcagtgcacgggcttctcgttggggtggcttttcttgttgcagagcacgggctctaggcacgcaggctcagtagttgtggcacacgggcttagctgcttcgcggcatgtgggatcttcccggactagggctcaaacccgtgtcccctgtattggcaggcagattcttagcaactgcgccaccagggaagcccaaactagaCCATTTTTGCACAtcatacacaaaactaaattcaaatgaattaaagaattaaatgtaagacctgaaattataaaaatcctaaaagaaaacataggtggtaagctctTTGACTTTTGTCTTGGTGTGGAATTTTTGGATCTGTCCCCAAAAGtgaaggcaacaaaagcaaaaataaacaagtgggactacactaaactaaaaagcttctgcacagaaaagaaaaccatctacaaaatcaaaaggcaacctactgaatgggaaaagatatttgcaaatcctatatccaataaagggttaatatccaaaatatattaagaattcaaacaacttaatatcaaaaacaaacaaagaatccAATTTTAAAACCGGGCAGAGTAttgagacatttttccaaaggcacagagatggtcaacaggcacatgcaaagatgttcaacatcactaattatcagggaaatgcaaatcaaaaccacaacgagatatcacctcacacctgttagaatagagagagtgtggagaaaagggaaccctcatacactgttggtgggcatgtaaattggtgcagccactatgcaaaacagtatggaggggcttccctggtggcgcagtggttgagagtccgcctgccgatgcaggggacgcgggttcgtgccccggtccgggaagatcccacatgccgcggagcggctggacctgtgggtcatggccgctgggcctgcgcgtccggggcctgtgctccgcaacgggagaggccacagcagtgagaggcccgcgtaccgcaaaaaaaaaaaaaaaaacaaaacagtatggaggttcctcaaaaaaaattaaaaatagagctaccgtacaatccagcaattccattcctgggtatttatccaaagaaaatgaaaacacaatttgaaaagatatatgcataccTATGTTCACCGCAACATAGTTTACTACAGCCAAGAtatttccatatcctgtccataTTGAtggacaacctaagtgtccatcaatagatgaatggataaagaagaggtgatatgtatatatacaatggcacCCTCCTCAagctggatcatcttcactgcgTCTGTCACTCTCCTCAACcagtgtatttggagatggagataTCAGG
The DNA window shown above is from Phocoena phocoena chromosome 10, mPhoPho1.1, whole genome shotgun sequence and carries:
- the EIF1B gene encoding eukaryotic translation initiation factor 1b; this translates as MSTIQNLQSFDPFADATKGDDLLPAGTEDYIHIRIQQRNGRKTLTTVQGIADDYDKKKLVKAFKKKFACNGTVIEHPEYGEVIQLQGDQRKNICQFLLEVGIVKEEQLKVHGF